The proteins below come from a single Piscinibacter gummiphilus genomic window:
- a CDS encoding GGDEF domain-containing protein produces MPTPRSTEPRRKRRLKDKLADWVLGPEGPQRFSTKVSSTGLVTYVPCMLLVVYCGWAGLTPPQLVVPIVLAMLLTVAGFYAALRSGWSRRFADAGLILPQMLASITWDAIGYVLMGAAHAGMLMPAALTVTYGVFALHGRGAYVVQAYAIVVIGGTMAAMCAIDPAVFPVREAVMVYTSFVVTVLMLGWTGRQIAQLRQRERETRAQLGATLEQIQQRATHDGLTGLHNRRHMQAALAHHLARAERDGVPLALALLDIDHFKQVNDRHGHAAGDAVLAAFARIAEATLPPTEIIGRWGGEEFLVLSTRGLSCDQLQAQVDRIRDRLLQAPIDVPTGKLRIDFSAGVALHRRGTAAAALIDSADQALYAAKQGGRGRSVIAGAPALPPAGNPDLRSPVHAGA; encoded by the coding sequence ATGCCGACCCCCCGTTCCACCGAGCCCCGCCGCAAACGCCGCCTGAAAGACAAGCTGGCCGACTGGGTGCTTGGGCCTGAAGGGCCGCAGCGGTTCAGCACCAAGGTGTCTTCCACCGGGCTTGTGACCTACGTGCCCTGCATGCTGCTGGTCGTCTACTGCGGCTGGGCCGGCCTCACGCCGCCGCAGCTCGTGGTGCCCATCGTGCTGGCGATGCTGCTGACCGTGGCAGGCTTTTATGCGGCGCTGCGCAGCGGCTGGTCGAGGCGCTTCGCCGATGCAGGGCTCATCCTTCCGCAGATGCTCGCGTCGATCACCTGGGACGCGATCGGCTACGTGCTCATGGGCGCCGCGCACGCCGGCATGTTGATGCCGGCGGCGTTGACGGTGACCTACGGCGTATTCGCCCTGCACGGGCGGGGTGCCTATGTCGTGCAGGCCTACGCAATCGTGGTCATCGGCGGCACGATGGCCGCGATGTGCGCCATCGATCCGGCCGTGTTCCCGGTGCGCGAAGCGGTGATGGTGTACACGAGCTTTGTCGTGACCGTCCTGATGCTCGGGTGGACCGGCCGCCAGATCGCACAGCTGCGCCAGCGCGAGCGCGAGACCCGGGCCCAGCTGGGCGCCACGCTCGAGCAGATCCAGCAGCGCGCCACCCACGATGGGCTGACGGGCCTGCACAACCGCCGCCACATGCAAGCGGCGCTGGCGCACCACCTCGCACGTGCCGAGCGGGATGGCGTGCCGCTGGCGTTGGCACTGCTCGACATCGATCATTTCAAGCAGGTGAACGACCGGCACGGCCATGCAGCGGGCGATGCCGTGCTCGCGGCCTTCGCGCGCATTGCCGAAGCCACTCTGCCGCCCACCGAGATCATCGGCCGCTGGGGCGGCGAGGAGTTCCTCGTGCTCAGCACGCGGGGCCTGTCGTGCGACCAGCTCCAGGCGCAGGTCGACCGCATACGCGACCGTCTGCTGCAAGCGCCGATCGACGTTCCGACCGGCAAGCTGCGCATCGACTTCTCGGCCGGCGTGGCCTTGCACCGGCGCGGCACTGCCGCAGCAGCGCTGATCGACAGTGCCGACCAGGCGCTCTATGCCGCCAAGCAAGGCGGCCGCGGGCGCAGCGTCATCGCCGGCGCCCCTGCGCTGCCGCCGGCCGGCAACCCCGACCTCCGGAGTCCCGTGCATGCAGGCGCTTGA
- a CDS encoding GGDEF domain-containing protein, with product MQALDPIAATRSPFGTVKADASPQRFTWLLGHERKMRTYLGRTLINCLPYAVGTLIAYYCALVGIMSTSLATALVVSRALSLVAIYAALRSGWSQRFRDPSLALIQVVTALLWTATMYLVTGPLHTALLPLLVLSMASATFNLDASRARLVTWFAVLLMTVVMASATLLDSTVYAPKVQFCLWVIMASILPTGLLNSMQLKRLKHRLKTQREELRVALTRLHDLATHDELTGLANRAHMGEMLEQYLQRHRDGGETFSIALIDLDFFKRVNDTHGHGVGDEVLKAFADAMRRTVRESDLPARWGGEEFLVLLPQSSADNARCVLERLRAHFNAQAVSPTVPSLRATFSAGLVSPKPGETLAMVLERADRALYAAKNAGRDHCYVG from the coding sequence ATGCAGGCGCTTGACCCCATCGCCGCGACACGATCGCCATTCGGCACGGTGAAGGCCGACGCATCGCCTCAGCGCTTCACCTGGCTGCTGGGCCACGAACGGAAGATGCGGACGTACCTCGGCCGCACCTTGATCAACTGCCTGCCGTATGCGGTGGGCACGCTCATCGCGTACTACTGCGCCTTGGTCGGCATCATGTCCACCAGCCTCGCCACCGCCCTGGTGGTGAGCCGGGCGCTCTCGCTGGTGGCCATCTATGCGGCCCTGCGCAGCGGGTGGAGCCAGCGCTTCCGCGACCCGTCGCTCGCGCTCATCCAGGTGGTGACCGCGCTGCTGTGGACCGCCACGATGTACCTGGTGACGGGCCCGCTGCACACCGCCCTGCTCCCGCTGCTGGTGTTGTCGATGGCCTCGGCCACCTTCAACCTCGATGCGTCGCGCGCACGCCTGGTCACCTGGTTCGCGGTGCTGCTGATGACGGTGGTGATGGCGTCGGCCACGCTGCTGGACAGCACCGTCTACGCACCGAAGGTCCAGTTCTGCCTGTGGGTGATCATGGCGAGCATCCTGCCGACGGGCCTGCTCAACAGCATGCAGCTCAAGCGCCTCAAGCACCGGCTGAAGACGCAGCGCGAAGAACTTCGTGTCGCCCTCACGCGCCTGCACGACCTCGCCACGCACGACGAGCTGACGGGCCTGGCCAACCGCGCGCACATGGGCGAGATGCTGGAGCAGTATCTGCAGCGCCACCGCGACGGCGGCGAAACCTTCAGCATCGCGCTGATCGACCTCGACTTCTTCAAGCGCGTGAACGACACACACGGCCACGGCGTGGGCGACGAGGTGCTCAAGGCGTTTGCCGACGCCATGCGCCGCACCGTGCGCGAGAGCGACCTGCCGGCGCGCTGGGGCGGCGAGGAGTTCCTGGTGCTGCTGCCGCAGTCGAGCGCCGACAACGCGCGCTGCGTGCTGGAGCGGCTTCGTGCGCATTTCAATGCGCAGGCGGTGTCGCCGACCGTGCCGTCGCTGCGCGCCACGTTCTCCGCGGGCCTGGTGAGCCCGAAGCCGGGCGAGACCCTCGCCATGGTGCTCGAGCGGGCCGACCGGGCGCTCTACGCCGCGAAGAACGCCGGCCGCGATCACTGCTACGTCGGCTGA